In Corallococcus silvisoli, one DNA window encodes the following:
- a CDS encoding isoamylase: MMPSSRRHRRSPWLTRWQPLVAMGLASALVSCAASDAPDTAPAPEAPAVTDTVRQPVTLTWTLGAKYDATQANIDFRVYSSRATRIEVWIYKTAQGAQEVVSYVMSKGSDNVWSKSVSVNTLKTSYGLTGTVYYGYRAWGPNWTWSSSWSKTNNTVGFGSDVDTAGNRFNPNKLLWDPYALELSHDPVNPSNQDATVFASGPTHRYKDSGPYAPKGIVLLPDTTATGTKPTRAFKDDIIYEVHLRGLTKQDTGSGLDSTCLGTYKTAGQKAAQLAALGITAVEFLPLHETDNGNNDTVVSTAGDNYWGYMNLSYFAPDRRYACDQTAGGPTREFKAMVKAFHDAGIKVLVDVVYNHTGEGGGWVSGDPSTYNVMSYRGLDNPTYYSLTKDMKFNWDNTGVGGNFNTFNPTAQNVILHSLSYWKDTLGVDGFRFDLASVLGNVYEHETNEHSGYLYERDNLNTALNRITAQLEPRPEGGGAGTDYIAEPWAIGGNSYQVGNFPAKWREWNGAFRDTFRKDQNELGVTAVKPGDLATRFAGSSDLYGDDGRKPAASVNFMVAHDGFTLKDLYSCNGKNNGQAWPYGPSDGGDDSNHSWDQGGSALLQRQAARNGLAFLMLSAGVPMMTGGDEFLRSQNCNNNAYNLDSSGNWLNYAWSTEQSNFRLFAKNLIAFRKAHPALRPAEFYLPTDTNGNVMEQLRWFKPDGAVANTAYFDDTNNHALAYRIDATEFSGETVSAIYVAYNGWSANVNFTLPWPGTGKQWYRVTDTCSWIEARGADQVTLNPGSTDLIGGENANYGLCGRGVLVLVAK; the protein is encoded by the coding sequence ATGATGCCCTCTTCCCGTCGTCACCGCCGGAGCCCCTGGCTCACGCGGTGGCAGCCCCTCGTCGCCATGGGCCTCGCCTCGGCGCTGGTCTCCTGCGCCGCCTCGGATGCACCTGACACCGCCCCGGCACCGGAGGCCCCCGCCGTGACGGACACCGTGCGGCAGCCGGTGACGCTCACCTGGACGCTGGGCGCGAAGTACGACGCCACGCAGGCCAACATCGACTTCCGCGTGTATTCCTCGCGCGCCACGCGCATCGAGGTGTGGATCTACAAGACGGCTCAGGGCGCGCAGGAGGTCGTGAGCTATGTGATGTCGAAGGGCTCGGACAATGTCTGGAGCAAGTCCGTCTCCGTCAACACGCTGAAGACCAGCTACGGCCTCACCGGCACCGTCTATTACGGCTACCGCGCCTGGGGCCCCAACTGGACGTGGAGCTCCAGCTGGAGCAAGACGAACAACACGGTGGGCTTCGGCTCCGACGTGGACACGGCGGGCAACCGCTTCAATCCGAACAAGCTGCTGTGGGACCCATACGCGCTGGAGCTCAGCCACGATCCGGTGAACCCCTCCAACCAGGACGCGACGGTGTTCGCGTCCGGCCCCACGCACCGCTACAAGGACAGCGGCCCGTACGCACCCAAGGGCATCGTGCTGCTCCCGGACACCACGGCCACCGGCACCAAGCCCACGCGCGCCTTCAAGGACGACATCATCTATGAAGTGCACCTGCGCGGCCTGACGAAGCAGGACACGGGCTCCGGGCTCGATTCCACCTGCCTGGGGACCTACAAGACCGCGGGCCAGAAGGCCGCGCAGCTGGCGGCGCTGGGCATCACGGCGGTGGAGTTCCTGCCGTTGCACGAGACGGACAACGGCAACAACGACACGGTGGTCAGCACCGCGGGCGACAACTACTGGGGCTACATGAACCTCAGCTACTTCGCGCCGGATCGCCGCTACGCGTGCGACCAGACCGCGGGGGGCCCCACGCGTGAGTTCAAGGCCATGGTGAAGGCGTTCCACGACGCCGGCATCAAGGTGCTGGTGGACGTGGTCTACAACCACACGGGCGAGGGCGGCGGCTGGGTGAGCGGCGATCCCAGCACGTACAACGTCATGTCGTACCGGGGCCTGGACAACCCCACGTACTACAGCCTCACGAAGGACATGAAGTTCAACTGGGACAACACCGGCGTGGGCGGCAACTTCAACACCTTCAACCCCACGGCCCAGAACGTCATCCTCCATTCGCTGTCGTACTGGAAGGACACGCTGGGCGTGGACGGCTTCCGCTTCGACCTGGCGTCGGTGCTGGGCAACGTCTACGAGCACGAGACGAACGAGCACTCCGGCTACCTGTACGAGCGCGACAACCTGAACACGGCGCTCAACCGCATCACCGCGCAGCTGGAGCCGCGCCCGGAGGGCGGCGGGGCGGGCACGGACTACATCGCGGAGCCCTGGGCCATTGGCGGCAACTCGTACCAGGTGGGCAACTTCCCGGCGAAGTGGCGGGAATGGAACGGCGCGTTCCGCGACACCTTCCGCAAGGACCAGAACGAGCTGGGCGTGACGGCGGTGAAGCCGGGGGACCTGGCCACGCGCTTCGCGGGCTCGTCGGACCTGTATGGGGATGACGGCCGCAAGCCGGCCGCGTCCGTGAACTTCATGGTGGCCCACGACGGCTTCACCCTGAAGGACCTGTACTCGTGCAACGGCAAGAACAACGGCCAGGCCTGGCCCTACGGCCCGTCCGACGGTGGCGATGACAGCAACCACAGCTGGGACCAGGGCGGCAGTGCGTTGCTCCAGCGACAGGCCGCGCGCAACGGCCTGGCGTTCCTGATGTTGAGCGCGGGCGTGCCCATGATGACGGGCGGCGATGAGTTCCTGCGTTCGCAGAACTGCAACAACAACGCCTACAACCTGGACTCGAGCGGGAACTGGCTGAACTACGCGTGGAGCACGGAGCAGTCCAACTTCCGCCTGTTCGCCAAGAACCTCATCGCGTTCCGCAAGGCGCACCCCGCGCTGCGGCCGGCGGAGTTCTACCTCCCGACGGACACCAACGGGAACGTGATGGAGCAGCTGCGCTGGTTCAAGCCGGACGGCGCGGTGGCCAACACGGCCTACTTCGATGACACGAACAACCACGCGCTGGCGTACCGCATCGACGCGACGGAGTTCTCGGGTGAGACGGTGAGCGCCATCTACGTGGCCTACAACGGCTGGTCCGCCAACGTGAACTTCACGCTGCCGTGGCCGGGCACGGGCAAGCAGTGGTACCGCGTGACGGACACCTGCTCATGGATTGAAGCCCGGGGCGCGGACCAGGTGACCCTCAACCCGGGCAGCACGGACCTGATTGGCGGAGAGAACGCCAACTACGGCCTGTGCGGCCGGGGCGTGCTGGTGCTGGTGGCGAAGTAG
- a CDS encoding pentapeptide repeat-containing protein, giving the protein MSRVGPGAPSQRARVLAVARILDVLESERPGITAASLLQKGTCAVSQEEGPSTALLKRLQQEDSFENETFEGLDLQGIHLVDKEFYRCTFVNCELQQGRWKDTLLESCVFQGCNLTRANVIALRLRDVRFEGSKLMGIDWTGVASNPEVAFEDCGMPYSSFVGLSLHKTAFVRCVVREANFFDMDLTDADFTGADLAGSNFRGCTLTRTDFSGATGLLLDPARNKLKDTRIPSETAMSVVHALGMLVEGYHAKPAGRGGGKKAGTKR; this is encoded by the coding sequence GTGAGCCGTGTGGGACCCGGTGCTCCCTCCCAGCGGGCCCGGGTCCTCGCGGTGGCGCGCATCCTGGATGTCCTGGAGTCGGAGCGCCCCGGTATAACGGCGGCCTCCCTCCTCCAGAAAGGAACGTGCGCCGTGTCCCAGGAAGAAGGTCCCTCCACCGCCCTGCTGAAGCGACTTCAGCAAGAGGACTCCTTCGAGAACGAGACGTTCGAAGGCCTGGACCTCCAGGGCATCCACCTGGTGGACAAGGAGTTCTACCGGTGCACCTTCGTGAACTGTGAATTGCAGCAAGGCCGCTGGAAGGACACGCTGCTGGAGTCGTGCGTGTTCCAGGGCTGCAACCTGACCCGCGCGAACGTCATCGCCCTCCGGTTGCGGGACGTGCGCTTCGAGGGCTCGAAGCTGATGGGCATCGACTGGACGGGGGTGGCCTCGAACCCCGAGGTGGCCTTCGAGGACTGCGGCATGCCGTACAGCTCGTTCGTGGGCCTGAGCCTCCACAAGACCGCCTTCGTGCGGTGCGTGGTGCGGGAGGCGAACTTCTTCGACATGGACCTGACGGACGCGGACTTCACGGGCGCGGACCTCGCCGGCAGCAACTTCCGCGGCTGCACGCTCACGCGGACGGACTTCTCCGGGGCCACGGGGCTCTTGCTCGACCCCGCGCGCAACAAGCTGAAGGACACGCGCATCCCGTCGGAGACGGCGATGTCCGTGGTCCACGCGCTCGGGATGTTGGTGGAGGGCTACCACGCGAAGCCTGCGGGGCGCGGCGGGGGGAAGAAGGCGGGGACGAAGCGCTGA
- the modC gene encoding molybdenum ABC transporter ATP-binding protein: protein MELSLRLPLARFTLEVEARFASASVAVLGRSGSGKTSLLEVLAGLRRGASGRVAVEGRVLLDTASRVDVPPEARRMGYVPQDALLFPHLTAGQNVRFGVRAGRPSRVDEAVHLLELEPLLHRYPVTLSGGEKQRVALARALATDPALLLLDEPLAALDVALKERVLPYLLRVRDEARVPLLYVTHQLGEARALAREALLLDGGAVKAVGPADTVLGTVARGLLTGEPEENILEGTLEHPDVGGTRLRIAEGLSLWVPDVPALPGGTRATYAVPAEDILLSTGPLTGVSARNVLEGAVVKLEDAGSGELATHVDVAGVRWVVRLTQAAVRELSVAPGLRVFLAVKSSACRRLT from the coding sequence ATGGAGCTGTCCCTGCGCCTGCCCCTGGCGCGCTTCACGCTGGAGGTCGAGGCGCGCTTCGCGTCCGCGTCGGTGGCGGTCCTGGGGCGCTCGGGTTCCGGCAAGACCTCGCTGTTGGAAGTGCTCGCGGGCCTGCGGCGGGGCGCGAGCGGGCGCGTGGCGGTGGAGGGGCGCGTGCTGCTCGACACGGCTTCGCGCGTGGACGTCCCGCCGGAGGCGCGGCGCATGGGCTACGTGCCCCAGGACGCGCTGCTCTTCCCGCACCTCACCGCCGGACAGAACGTGCGCTTCGGCGTGCGCGCCGGGCGGCCGTCGCGCGTGGACGAAGCGGTGCATTTGCTGGAGCTGGAGCCGCTGCTGCACCGCTACCCCGTCACCCTGTCGGGAGGCGAGAAGCAGCGGGTCGCGCTGGCGCGAGCGCTGGCCACGGATCCCGCGCTGCTGCTGCTGGACGAACCCCTGGCCGCGCTGGACGTCGCGTTGAAGGAGCGCGTGCTGCCCTACCTCTTGCGCGTGCGCGACGAGGCGCGAGTCCCCCTGCTGTACGTGACCCACCAGCTCGGCGAGGCGCGAGCCCTGGCCCGGGAGGCGCTGCTGCTGGACGGCGGCGCGGTGAAGGCCGTGGGGCCCGCGGACACGGTGCTGGGCACGGTCGCGCGAGGGCTGCTCACCGGCGAGCCCGAGGAGAACATCCTGGAGGGCACGCTGGAGCATCCCGACGTTGGAGGCACGCGGCTGCGCATCGCGGAGGGGCTGTCGCTCTGGGTTCCGGACGTGCCCGCGTTGCCGGGGGGCACGCGAGCCACCTACGCCGTGCCCGCCGAGGACATCCTCCTGTCCACCGGCCCGCTGACCGGCGTCTCCGCGCGCAACGTGCTGGAGGGCGCGGTGGTGAAGCTGGAGGACGCGGGTTCGGGAGAGCTCGCGACCCACGTCGACGTCGCGGGTGTGCGCTGGGTGGTGCGGCTCACGCAGGCCGCCGTGCGCGAGCTGTCCGTCGCACCGGGGCTGCGGGTGTTCCTCGCGGTGAAGTCCTCCGCCTGCCGCCGCCTGACCTAG
- the modB gene encoding molybdate ABC transporter permease subunit, translating into MDEGLTGLVLFTVAVAALSTALILVPGVAAAYALSRWRGPGRGVMETVLALPLVLPPTAVGLVLLELLARDSVLGRFLDAVGVEVVFTPKAVVLASAVMSFPLLVRAARTGFEEVDPRLVAVARTLGDTRTRAFFRVSLPLAWRGVLTGALLAFSRALGEFGATVLVAGNIPGLTQTLSLAIFQRTQTGQDAAALRLAGVSVVLAFGAMYVTEVVTRRRGARGLA; encoded by the coding sequence ATGGATGAAGGGCTCACAGGGCTGGTCCTGTTCACGGTGGCGGTGGCGGCCCTGTCCACGGCGCTCATCCTGGTGCCGGGCGTCGCGGCGGCGTACGCGCTGTCGCGCTGGAGGGGGCCGGGGCGGGGCGTGATGGAGACGGTGCTGGCCCTGCCGCTCGTGCTGCCGCCGACGGCGGTGGGGCTGGTGCTGCTGGAGCTGCTGGCGCGGGACTCGGTGTTGGGGCGGTTCCTGGACGCGGTGGGCGTGGAGGTGGTGTTCACGCCGAAGGCGGTGGTGCTGGCGAGCGCGGTGATGTCCTTCCCGCTGCTGGTGCGCGCCGCGCGCACGGGGTTCGAGGAGGTGGATCCCCGGCTGGTGGCGGTGGCGCGCACGCTGGGGGACACGCGCACGCGGGCCTTCTTCCGCGTGTCCCTGCCGCTGGCCTGGCGCGGCGTGCTGACGGGCGCGCTGCTCGCGTTCTCCCGGGCGCTGGGCGAGTTCGGCGCCACGGTGCTGGTGGCGGGCAACATCCCGGGGCTGACACAGACGCTGTCCCTGGCCATCTTCCAGCGCACGCAGACCGGGCAGGACGCGGCGGCGCTGAGGCTCGCGGGGGTGTCGGTGGTGCTCGCGTTCGGGGCCATGTACGTGACGGAAGTGGTGACGCGGCGGCGCGGAGCCCGGGGGCTCGCGTGA
- the modA gene encoding molybdate ABC transporter substrate-binding protein — protein MRLTGWGLLLALVAVTARAEDEVLVFAAASTTDALQALAPAFQKASGHPVRFAFGASSDLARQVVAGAPADAFLSADEAKLDTVERAGLVQPGTRVDLLSNRLVVIVPAGSQVKVGGAADLKGLRRVVLAEPAAVPAGVYAKAWLTKMGVWADVAPRVVPAVDVRAALAAVEAGRADAGVVYATDAVHSKKVRVVFTVPEADVPRIVYPAAALTQGKAPEGGLAFVRFLQTAEARKEFHKLGFLDASAAKAVPEGAGGQVAPDAGPSAPSAGPPDAGARRTAPAGTRGVAPDAGRGQLSP, from the coding sequence ATGCGACTGACAGGGTGGGGACTGCTGCTGGCGCTGGTGGCGGTGACGGCGCGGGCGGAGGACGAGGTGTTGGTCTTCGCGGCGGCGAGCACGACGGATGCGCTCCAGGCGCTCGCCCCCGCGTTCCAGAAGGCATCGGGGCACCCGGTGCGGTTCGCCTTCGGGGCGTCGAGTGACCTGGCACGTCAGGTGGTGGCGGGGGCTCCGGCGGACGCCTTCCTCTCCGCGGACGAGGCGAAGCTGGACACGGTGGAGCGGGCCGGGCTGGTGCAGCCGGGCACTCGGGTGGACCTGCTGTCCAACCGGCTGGTGGTCATCGTCCCGGCGGGCTCCCAGGTGAAGGTGGGCGGGGCGGCGGACTTGAAGGGCCTCCGGCGGGTGGTCCTGGCGGAGCCGGCGGCGGTGCCCGCGGGGGTGTACGCGAAGGCGTGGCTGACGAAGATGGGCGTATGGGCGGACGTGGCGCCGCGGGTGGTGCCCGCGGTGGACGTGCGGGCCGCGCTGGCGGCGGTGGAGGCGGGGCGGGCGGACGCGGGCGTGGTGTACGCGACGGACGCGGTGCACTCGAAGAAGGTGCGGGTGGTGTTCACGGTGCCGGAGGCGGATGTGCCGCGAATCGTGTACCCGGCGGCGGCGCTGACGCAGGGCAAGGCGCCCGAGGGAGGGTTGGCGTTCGTGCGCTTCCTCCAGACGGCGGAGGCGCGGAAGGAGTTCCACAAGCTGGGCTTCCTGGACGCGAGCGCCGCGAAGGCGGTGCCGGAGGGGGCCGGTGGCCAGGTGGCGCCGGATGCGGGGCCGAGTGCGCCGTCGGCGGGACCGCCGGATGCGGGCGCGCGGCGGACCGCGCCCGCTGGCACGCGGGGCGTGGCGCCGGATGCGGGCAGGGGGCAGTTGTCGCCGTGA
- a CDS encoding MarR family winged helix-turn-helix transcriptional regulator: MQELMFSLGRRRSLRDPIASTCEQLQFTPPQVHALLWLGLDGSLTMGELAKRLGVTEKTVTGVVDRLEREGHLQRERGEADRRVVRCRLTDKGRQTFTKLDRSMHRSMGVVLGMLDPEDRQALFRVLEKVLLKLDTPEPSGT; the protein is encoded by the coding sequence ATGCAGGAGTTGATGTTCTCGCTGGGCCGTCGCCGTTCACTCCGTGACCCCATCGCGAGCACCTGCGAACAGCTCCAGTTCACGCCGCCCCAGGTGCACGCCCTGCTGTGGCTGGGCCTGGACGGTTCGCTCACCATGGGCGAGCTGGCCAAGCGACTGGGCGTCACCGAGAAGACCGTCACCGGCGTGGTGGACCGCCTGGAGCGTGAAGGCCACCTCCAGCGCGAGCGCGGAGAAGCCGACCGGCGCGTCGTCCGCTGCCGCCTGACCGACAAGGGACGGCAGACGTTCACCAAGCTCGACCGCTCCATGCACCGCTCGATGGGCGTGGTGCTGGGCATGCTCGACCCCGAGGACCGCCAGGCCCTCTTCCGCGTCCTGGAGAAGGTCCTCCTCAAGCTGGACACGCCAGAGCCCTCCGGAACCTGA
- a CDS encoding YdcF family protein, translated as MRPLALLPRPGRVRRAVLLAAGALTGGVFGLAFWVDRFGRREHLGGADALVVLGARVLPGGMPSGALVARVGQAAALYHRGTAPWLVVSGGVGVHPPSEARVMRGLLEEAGVPSSSCMLEEDSHSTRDNARFSASLLRARGARRVVVVSDPYHLLRARQCFRLEGLEVATSPAPIAGRMRAWDRAYWTVREAFALLLHPRLLLARAPGGSAGGR; from the coding sequence GTGCGACCTCTTGCCTTGCTCCCCAGGCCCGGACGCGTGCGCCGGGCCGTGCTCCTGGCGGCGGGCGCGCTGACGGGCGGCGTGTTCGGGCTCGCCTTCTGGGTGGACCGCTTCGGCCGGCGCGAGCACCTGGGCGGAGCGGACGCGCTGGTGGTGTTGGGAGCGCGGGTGCTGCCAGGGGGCATGCCCTCGGGCGCGCTGGTGGCGCGCGTGGGGCAGGCGGCGGCGCTGTATCACCGGGGCACGGCGCCCTGGCTGGTGGTGTCCGGGGGCGTGGGCGTCCATCCACCCTCCGAAGCGCGCGTCATGCGCGGCCTGCTGGAGGAGGCGGGCGTGCCCTCCTCCTCTTGCATGCTGGAGGAGGACAGCCACTCCACGCGCGACAACGCGCGGTTCAGCGCGAGCCTGCTGCGGGCGCGGGGGGCGCGGCGGGTGGTCGTGGTCTCCGACCCGTATCACCTGCTGCGCGCGCGGCAGTGCTTCCGGCTGGAGGGGCTGGAGGTGGCCACGAGCCCCGCTCCCATCGCCGGGAGGATGCGAGCGTGGGACCGGGCCTACTGGACGGTGCGAGAGGCGTTCGCGCTGCTGCTGCATCCGCGCCTGCTGCTGGCGCGGGCACCCGGTGGGAGCGCGGGCGGACGCTGA
- a CDS encoding endonuclease/exonuclease/phosphatase family protein — protein MRPSPLLTALFVAGSLACASGPAVRPTLSSGATPVAVASEPARDAGALRVMTFNIQSGLRGLEQVAAVIRQEEPDLVALQEVDVGSTRAGGQDQVERLSALTGLKYRAHFGTTTLYGGAYGIALLSRYPLESLEQYPLPTPKGAEPRTVAHAVVDVDGREVSVYATHLIRRPFNGAARVRQSAFISQLMAKDPRPRLLMGDLNDDPDSRPVRLLRRQLQDVARVTHADRTGTYPMPLFLRSLRIDYVMACGAFTPVSTRVLRVGASDHYPVVADLRLQPAKAPQAAEATAAAAP, from the coding sequence ATGCGACCGAGCCCCCTCCTGACCGCGTTGTTCGTCGCGGGATCGCTGGCCTGTGCCTCCGGTCCCGCGGTGCGTCCCACCCTGTCCTCGGGCGCCACGCCCGTCGCCGTGGCCTCGGAGCCCGCGCGCGACGCGGGCGCCCTGCGGGTGATGACCTTCAACATCCAGTCCGGTCTGAGAGGCCTGGAGCAGGTGGCGGCCGTCATCCGCCAGGAGGAGCCGGACCTCGTCGCGCTGCAGGAGGTGGACGTGGGCTCCACCCGGGCGGGCGGGCAGGACCAGGTGGAGCGGCTGTCGGCGCTCACCGGCCTGAAGTACCGCGCGCACTTCGGCACCACGACGCTGTACGGCGGTGCCTATGGCATCGCGCTCCTGTCGCGCTACCCGCTGGAGTCCCTGGAGCAGTACCCGCTGCCCACGCCGAAGGGCGCGGAGCCGCGCACGGTGGCGCACGCGGTGGTGGACGTGGACGGACGCGAGGTGAGCGTCTACGCCACGCACCTCATCCGCCGGCCCTTCAACGGCGCGGCGCGCGTGCGCCAGAGCGCCTTCATCTCCCAGCTGATGGCGAAGGACCCCCGCCCCCGGCTGTTGATGGGCGACCTGAACGATGATCCGGACTCGCGCCCGGTGCGCCTCCTGCGCCGCCAGCTCCAGGACGTGGCGCGCGTCACCCACGCGGACCGCACGGGCACCTACCCGATGCCGCTGTTCCTGCGGTCGCTGCGCATCGACTACGTGATGGCCTGTGGCGCCTTCACGCCGGTGTCCACCCGCGTGCTGCGCGTGGGCGCGTCCGACCACTACCCGGTGGTGGCGGACCTGCGGCTCCAGCCCGCGAAGGCGCCCCAGGCGGCGGAGGCCACGGCCGCCGCCGCGCCCTGA
- a CDS encoding MXAN_6652 family MXYO-CTERM-anchored protein — MRSFLPSVGAVVVCLVAGSAFANSTGINGRSGKQSVSCTASGCHGGGTSTPTVTLEGPTALTAGQTGQYSLIITGGPGVKAGMNVATGGVDGATLTAGAGTKLMNGELTHSLPKAFNSGSARFDFSLVAPATNGTLKLYGAGNSVNGDSAATLDAHANSTLDVVITGGTDGKPTTEDEGGGCSAATTGAPAVLIAVFAALAARRRKA; from the coding sequence ATGCGGTCCTTTCTTCCGTCCGTGGGCGCGGTCGTGGTGTGCCTTGTCGCGGGCTCCGCGTTCGCCAACTCCACCGGCATCAACGGGCGCAGCGGCAAGCAGAGCGTGTCGTGCACCGCGTCCGGTTGCCACGGCGGCGGGACGAGCACCCCCACCGTGACGCTGGAAGGGCCCACGGCGCTGACCGCGGGCCAGACGGGCCAGTACTCGCTCATCATCACCGGAGGCCCGGGCGTGAAGGCGGGCATGAACGTGGCGACGGGCGGCGTGGACGGGGCGACGCTGACCGCGGGCGCGGGCACGAAGCTGATGAACGGGGAGCTGACCCACTCGCTGCCCAAGGCGTTCAACTCCGGCTCGGCGCGCTTCGACTTCTCGCTGGTGGCGCCCGCCACCAACGGCACGCTCAAGCTGTACGGCGCGGGCAACTCCGTGAACGGCGACAGCGCGGCCACGTTGGATGCGCACGCCAACTCCACGCTGGATGTCGTCATCACCGGCGGCACCGACGGCAAGCCCACGACCGAAGACGAGGGGGGCGGCTGCTCCGCGGCCACCACCGGCGCGCCCGCGGTGCTGATCGCCGTGTTCGCGGCCCTGGCCGCTCGCCGCCGGAAGGCCTGA
- the proS gene encoding proline--tRNA ligase, with translation MADKLTPREKGFSEWYVDLVQKAKLADYSDVKGCMVIRPNGYALWENIQRVMDKKFKETGVKNAYFPLLIPESYLKKEAEHVEGFNPQLAVVTHAGGQKLEEPLVIRPTSETIINRSFSKWIQSYRDLPLLVNQWANVMRWEMRTRLFLRTTEFLWQEGHTCHETEADAEERTLQMLEVYRSFAEDYMAMPVLPGRKTESEKFAGALRTYSIEAMMQDKKALQAGTSHNLGQNFAKAFDTTFQGRDGRVHHVWQTSWGTSTRLIGGLILTHSDDSGLIVPPRMAATHVVIIPIVGKATDAEKTAVMERTHALAADLRKADLGVVVDDDESKGPGFKYNEHELIGTCLRIELGPKDLAKNSCVMVRRDLRQKEFVSLEEAVTKAQAMLDQMQKDLFQKAKAFRDSNTFEVNSYEELKARADDGFLLAHWDGSAKTEARIKEETGLTTRCRPFSLKQEPGKCVLTGEPSQGRIVFSKAY, from the coding sequence ATGGCCGATAAGCTCACGCCCCGCGAGAAGGGCTTTTCCGAGTGGTACGTCGACCTGGTCCAGAAGGCGAAGCTCGCTGACTACTCGGACGTGAAGGGCTGCATGGTCATCCGTCCCAACGGCTACGCGCTGTGGGAGAACATCCAGCGGGTGATGGACAAGAAGTTCAAGGAGACGGGCGTGAAGAACGCCTACTTCCCGCTGCTCATCCCGGAGAGCTACCTCAAGAAGGAAGCCGAGCACGTGGAGGGCTTCAACCCGCAGCTGGCGGTCGTCACGCACGCGGGCGGCCAGAAGCTGGAGGAGCCGCTGGTCATCCGGCCCACGTCGGAGACCATCATCAACCGCAGCTTCTCCAAGTGGATCCAGAGCTACCGGGACCTGCCGCTGCTGGTGAACCAGTGGGCCAACGTGATGCGCTGGGAGATGCGCACGCGCCTGTTCCTGCGCACCACGGAGTTCCTCTGGCAGGAGGGCCACACCTGCCACGAGACGGAGGCGGACGCGGAGGAGCGCACGCTCCAGATGCTGGAGGTCTACCGCTCGTTCGCGGAGGACTACATGGCCATGCCCGTGTTGCCGGGGCGCAAGACGGAGTCGGAGAAGTTCGCCGGCGCGCTGCGCACGTACAGCATCGAGGCGATGATGCAGGACAAGAAGGCGCTCCAGGCGGGCACCAGCCACAACCTGGGCCAGAACTTCGCCAAGGCCTTCGACACCACGTTCCAGGGCCGCGACGGCCGCGTGCACCACGTGTGGCAGACGTCGTGGGGCACGTCCACGCGGCTCATCGGCGGGCTCATCCTCACGCACTCGGATGACTCCGGCCTCATCGTGCCGCCGAGGATGGCGGCCACGCACGTGGTCATCATCCCCATCGTGGGCAAGGCGACCGACGCGGAGAAGACCGCGGTGATGGAGCGCACGCACGCGCTGGCCGCGGACCTGCGCAAGGCGGACCTGGGCGTGGTGGTGGACGACGACGAGTCCAAGGGCCCGGGCTTCAAGTACAACGAGCACGAGCTCATCGGCACCTGCCTGCGCATCGAGCTGGGGCCCAAGGACCTGGCGAAGAACTCCTGCGTGATGGTGCGCCGCGACCTGCGCCAGAAGGAGTTCGTGTCGCTGGAGGAGGCCGTCACCAAGGCCCAGGCGATGCTGGACCAGATGCAGAAGGACCTGTTCCAGAAGGCGAAGGCCTTCCGCGACTCGAACACCTTCGAGGTCAACTCCTACGAGGAGCTGAAGGCGCGCGCGGACGACGGCTTCCTGCTGGCGCACTGGGATGGCAGCGCCAAGACGGAGGCGCGCATCAAGGAGGAGACGGGCCTCACCACCCGGTGCCGTCCCTTCAGCCTCAAGCAGGAGCCGGGCAAGTGCGTGCTGACGGGTGAGCCGTCGCAGGGCCGCATCGTGTTCTCCAAGGCGTACTGA